A window from Triticum aestivum cultivar Chinese Spring chromosome 6D, IWGSC CS RefSeq v2.1, whole genome shotgun sequence encodes these proteins:
- the LOC123145146 gene encoding chaperone protein DnaJ — MDGAIEEPLHKDYYKVLEVDYDASDDNIKLNYRRLALKWHPDKHKGEDDVTAKFQEINEAYKILSDPVTRLEYDFSGCYEVNQYTAREYLSRFKGMILTCNGLGIEHSSKWARHLREWEPH, encoded by the exons ATGGACGGAGCAATCGAGGAGCCTCTCCACAAG GACTATTACAAAGTTCTGGAGGTCGATTACGATGCATCTGACGACAACATCAAACTGAATTATAGAAGATTAGCGTTG AAGTGGCACCCCGACAAGCATAAGGGCGAGGATGATGTCACAGCTAAATTTCAGGAGATCAACGAGGCTTACAAAA TTTTAAGTGATCCAGTTACACGGCTTGAGTACGACTTTTCTGGCTGTTACGAGGTCAATCAATATACTGCACGT GAGTACCTTTCAAGATTTAAGGGAATGATACTTACCTGCAATGGCCTTGGCATAGAGCATTCTTCAAAATG GGCGCGACATTTGAGGGAATGGGAGCCCCATTGA
- the LOC123145145 gene encoding UDP-N-acetylglucosamine transferase subunit ALG14 homolog — protein MEMGFDAFAAACCAIPVLVSVLAVRVAYVLCRSGLPPSRSRASGLRCLIVLGSGGHTAEMMNIVTELQKDRFTPRYYVAALTDNMSLPKAQVYEKSLIHVEGDRETIIENAEFMQIYRSREVGQSYITAIATTLRAILHAMWLIIRIRPQVIFCNGPGTCIPLCASAFLLKVLGLGWSSIFYIESIARVKKLSLSGLLLYKLRMADQFFVQWPQLQQKYPRAQYAGRLM, from the exons ATGGAGATGGGGTTCGACGCCTTCGCGGCAGCGTGTTGTGCTATTCCAGTACTCGTATCCGTTCTCGCCGTCCGCGTCGCCTACGTGCTTTGCCGCAGCGGCCTACCGCCGTCGAGGTCTCGTGCCTCCGGGCTGCGGTGTCTCATCGTCCTCGGGTCTG GAGGGCATACTGCAGAGATGATGAATATTGTAACTGAGCTTCAGAAGGATCGGTTTACGCCAAGGTACTATGTGGCTGCACTTACTGATAACATGAGCCTTCCAAAGGCACAGGTCTATGAGAAGTCACTGATTCATGTGGAG GGTGATAGAGAAACGATCATCGAGAACGCCGAGTTCATGCAGATATATCGTAGCCGTGAAGTGGGCCAATCCTACATTACCGCCATTGCAACAACACTGCGTGCTATTTTGCATGCTATGTGGCTAATAATAAGAATCAGACCACAAGTG ATATTTTGCAATGGTCCCGGGACATGCATCCCTCTATGTGCTTCAGCTTTTCTTCTGAAG GTGCTTGGTCTGGGATGGTCCTCCATTTTCTACATTGAAAGTATCGCAAGAGTGAAGAAGCTTTCGTTAAGTGGTTTACTGTTGTACAAGCTACGGATGGCCGATCAGTTCTTCGTGCAGTGGCCCCAGCTGCAACAAAAATACCCTAGAGCACAATATGCTGGTCGTTTGATGTGA